In a genomic window of Branchiostoma floridae strain S238N-H82 chromosome 19, Bfl_VNyyK, whole genome shotgun sequence:
- the LOC118406861 gene encoding transportin-3-like isoform X4, whose translation MDSAPSTETVVQAIQTLYHNPDPACKERASAWLGELQRSVFAWEVADQLLRNGQDLETSYFAAQTMRTKIQYAFHELPQSAHQSLKESLLNHAQNLVSNASPVIITQLALALADLALQVAGWKCPAKELIEKFGNTVGNLPFLLEVLTVLPEEVSFILMHVNSRSLRLGANRRGEVIEELAESCDLVIQLLIACTQSCAADSRVQAKVYRCLGSWFNLGVIQGEAVATSQLLNAPFQAMHNPETVSSVHEAACDCICSALYVAEDITRYESLANCLFQGVISLSEPYHVSVAQEDIDKSLNYCRVFTELAESFLELMMAAPGQGLGDLRILDLLLACVGHCQYEVAEITFNFWYRLSEVLYKRDSTNLNTIFKPYFQRLINSLSVHCQMDEDHEGVPDETDDFADFRIRVSELIKDVVFIVGSINVFTQLFRNLAETPNTTWDVTEAHMYVMSAVAKNLMPDESEVVPQVLQAVLNLPQDAHIAVRYTGTQLVGELCEWIDRHPDTLDSVLNFLLAGLQHPKLGSVSATSLQNICAACREQMARHFKGLLQIVEALDNLHISNEAAVGLLKGISLILTKMPHDQLAVGLRALCQIQADRLSQLIVQNESVKEGTRTDPTIFLDRLASIFSLFQYRHTAPEVQNGQIHPCQQVVQEVWPVLSDTCNKYQADIRIVERCCRCIRFAVRCVGKQSAGLLQPLVTQMVNVYQTHQHSCFLYLGSILVDEYGMEEGCRTGLLDMLKAFCGPTFQLLKTGGLRNHPDTIDDLFRLCARFVQRCPLVILHSEMIDAILECAMAASTLDHRDANASVMKFLRDLVHTAIANDCDDDYQVRRDMVEKLMVVRGPQLVQSLMSATVFYLPSYMLPDVADVVFELMRYNRASFCVWLEHALKGLPTETTGGAINATHKQLTDFHKQITSAEEVKTVSSALRDFSRLYR comes from the exons ATCCAGTATGCTTTCCACGAGCTCCCACAATCAGCGCACCAG TCTCTGAAGGAGTCCCTGTTGAACCACGCCCAGAACCTGGTGTCAAATGCCTCTCCTGTCATCATCACACAG ctgGCTCTTGCCTTGGCAGACCTGGCGTTACAGGTGGCAGGCTGGAAGTGTCCTGCTAAGGAACTGatagaaaa gtttGGTAACACAGTGGGAAACCTGCCCTTCCTGCTGGAGGTTCTGACTGTGCTGCCCGAGGAAGTGAGTTTCATCCTGATGCAT gTGAATAGTAGATCTCTGAGACTGGGAGCCAACAGAAGAGGGGAGGTCATAGAGGAACTTGCTGAGTCATGTGACCTGGTTATACAACTTCTG ATTGCTTGTACACAAAGCTGTGCAGCAGATTCCAGAGTACAGGCTAAG GTATATCGGTGCCTCGGTAGTTGGTTCAACCTCGGCGTAATCCAGGGAGAGGCGGTTGCAACCAGCCAACTACTCAACGCACCTTTTCAGGCCATG CATAACCCTGAGACTGTATCTTCTGTCCACGAGGCCGCCTGTGACTGCATCTGTTCTGCTCTGTATGTGGCAGAG GACATCACCAGATACGAGTCCTTGGCGAACTGCCTGTTCCAGGGAGTCATCTCGCTGTCAGAACCCTACCACGTGTCAGTAGCACAGGAGGACATAGACAA GTCCTTGAACTACTGTCGAGTGTTCACAGAACTTGCTGAGTCATTCTTAGAGTTAATGATGGCAGCTCCGGGGCAGGGCTTGGGGGATCTGAGGATACTGGATCTGCTCCTGGCATGTGTGGGCCACTGTCAGTATGAG GTTGCTGAGATCACCTTTAACTTCTGGTACCGGCTGTCGGAGGTTCTGTACAAGCGTGACAGCACCAACCTCAACACCATCTTCAAACCGTACTTCCAGCGCCTCATCAACTCCCTGTCTGTCCACTGTCAGATGGACGAGGACCAT GAGGGTGTCCCAGATGAGACAGACGACTTTGCTGACTTCCGGATCCGAGTTTCTGAACTCATCAAGGACGTGGTGTTCATCGTGGGGTCCATTAATGTTTTTACTCAG TTGTTCAGAAACCTAGCAGAGACCCCCAACACCACGTGGGACGTGACAGAGGCACACATGTACGTCATGTCAGCTGTTGCCAAGAACCTCATGCC TGATGAGAGCGAGGTGGTGCCCCAGGTGCTGCAGGCCGTGCTAAACCTGCCCCAGGACGCCCACATCGCTGTACGCTACACGGGCACGCAGCTGGTCGGGGAACTCTGCGAGTGGATAGACAGACATCCCGACACTTTAG ATTCCGTGCTGAACTTCCTGCTGGCAGGTCTTCAGCACCCGAAGCTGGGCTCGGTGTCTGCCACATCCCTACAGAATATCTGTGCGGCGTGTCGGGAACAGATGGCCAGACACTTCAAGGGACTGCTGCAGATTGTCGAGGCTCTGGACAACCTGCACATCTCCAATGAGGCTGCAGTAGGACTGCTGAAAG GTATATCCTTGATTTTGACAAAGATGCCCCATGACCAGCTAGCTGTTGGACTACGAGCACTGTGCCAAATACAGGCAGACAGATTGTCACAG CTGATTGTCCAGAATGAGTCAGTAAAGGAAGGCACAAGAACAGATCCCACCATTTTCTTGGACAGACTAGCTTCCATATTCAG TCTGTTCCAATACAGGCATACGGCCCCCGAAGTGCAAAATGGGCAGATCCATCCCTGTCAGCAAGTTGTGCAAGAG GTGTGGCCGGTCCTGTCGGATACGTGTAACAAGTACCAGGCTGACATCCGGATAGTGGAGCGTTGCTGCAGGTGTATCAGGTTTGCTGTGCGCTGTGTGGGGAAACAGTCAGCTGGGCTGCTACAGCCGCTGGTCACACAG ATGGTGAATGTGTACCAGACGCACCAGCACTCCTGTTTCCTGTACCTGGGGAGTATACTGGTGGATGAGTACGGCATGGAGGAGGGGTGCAGAACTGGACTTCTAGACATGCTTAAG GCTTTTTGTGGTCCGACTTTCCAGCTGCTGAAGACAGGAGGGCTGCGAAACCATCCCGATACTATCGACGATCTCTTTAGGTTATGTGCCAG ATTTGTGCAGCGCTGCCCCCTAGTGATTCTCCATAGTGAAATGATTGATGCAATCCTGGAATGCGCGATGGCCGCGTCGACACTGGACCATAGAGATGCCAATGCCTCGGTCATGAAGTTCCTAAGAGACTTGGTGCACACCGCTATAGCCAATGAT TGCGACGATGATTACCAGGTGCGGAGAGACATGGTGGAGAAACTGATGGTTGTGCGCGGTCCGCAGTTGGTTCAGAGCCTCATGTCCGCCACCGTGTTCTACCTACCGTCCTACATGCTTCCTGACGTGGCCGACGTGGTCTTTGAACTCATGCGTTACAACAGGGCT agTTTCTGTGTGTGGCTGGAGCACGCTCTGAAGGGCCTTCCCACGGAGACCACCGGCGGTGCCATCAACGCCACTCACAAGCAACTCACAGATTTCCACAAACAAATCACAAg TGCTGAAGAGGTGAAGACAGTGTCGTCAGCACTGCGGGACTTCTCACGGCTCTACAGATGA
- the LOC118406861 gene encoding transportin-3-like isoform X7, with protein sequence MDSAPSTETVVQAIQTLYHNPDPACKERASAWLGELQRSVFAWEVADQLLRNGQDLETSYFAAQTMRTKIQYAFHELPQSAHQSLKESLLNHAQNLVSNASPVIITQLALALADLALQVAGWKCPAKELIEKFGNTVGNLPFLLEVLTVLPEEVNSRSLRLGANRRGEVIEELAESCDLVIQLLIACTQSCAADSRVQAKVYRCLGSWFNLGVIQGEAVATSQLLNAPFQAMHNPETVSSVHEAACDCICSALYVAEDITRYESLANCLFQGVISLSEPYHVSVAQEDIDKSLNYCRVFTELAESFLELMMAAPGQGLGDLRILDLLLACVGHCQYEVAEITFNFWYRLSEVLYKRDSTNLNTIFKPYFQRLINSLSVHCQMDEDHEGVPDETDDFADFRIRVSELIKDVVFIVGSINVFTQLFRNLAETPNTTWDVTEAHMYVMSAVAKNLMPDESEVVPQVLQAVLNLPQDAHIAVRYTGTQLVGELCEWIDRHPDTLDSVLNFLLAGLQHPKLGSVSATSLQNICAACREQMARHFKGLLQIVEALDNLHISNEAAVGLLKGISLILTKMPHDQLAVGLRALCQIQADRLSQLIVQNESVKEGTRTDPTIFLDRLASIFRHTAPEVQNGQIHPCQQVVQEVWPVLSDTCNKYQADIRIVERCCRCIRFAVRCVGKQSAGLLQPLVTQMVNVYQTHQHSCFLYLGSILVDEYGMEEGCRTGLLDMLKAFCGPTFQLLKTGGLRNHPDTIDDLFRLCARFVQRCPLVILHSEMIDAILECAMAASTLDHRDANASVMKFLRDLVHTAIANDCDDDYQVRRDMVEKLMVVRGPQLVQSLMSATVFYLPSYMLPDVADVVFELMRYNRASFCVWLEHALKGLPTETTGGAINATHKQLTDFHKQITSAEEVKTVSSALRDFSRLYR encoded by the exons ATCCAGTATGCTTTCCACGAGCTCCCACAATCAGCGCACCAG TCTCTGAAGGAGTCCCTGTTGAACCACGCCCAGAACCTGGTGTCAAATGCCTCTCCTGTCATCATCACACAG ctgGCTCTTGCCTTGGCAGACCTGGCGTTACAGGTGGCAGGCTGGAAGTGTCCTGCTAAGGAACTGatagaaaa gtttGGTAACACAGTGGGAAACCTGCCCTTCCTGCTGGAGGTTCTGACTGTGCTGCCCGAGGAA gTGAATAGTAGATCTCTGAGACTGGGAGCCAACAGAAGAGGGGAGGTCATAGAGGAACTTGCTGAGTCATGTGACCTGGTTATACAACTTCTG ATTGCTTGTACACAAAGCTGTGCAGCAGATTCCAGAGTACAGGCTAAG GTATATCGGTGCCTCGGTAGTTGGTTCAACCTCGGCGTAATCCAGGGAGAGGCGGTTGCAACCAGCCAACTACTCAACGCACCTTTTCAGGCCATG CATAACCCTGAGACTGTATCTTCTGTCCACGAGGCCGCCTGTGACTGCATCTGTTCTGCTCTGTATGTGGCAGAG GACATCACCAGATACGAGTCCTTGGCGAACTGCCTGTTCCAGGGAGTCATCTCGCTGTCAGAACCCTACCACGTGTCAGTAGCACAGGAGGACATAGACAA GTCCTTGAACTACTGTCGAGTGTTCACAGAACTTGCTGAGTCATTCTTAGAGTTAATGATGGCAGCTCCGGGGCAGGGCTTGGGGGATCTGAGGATACTGGATCTGCTCCTGGCATGTGTGGGCCACTGTCAGTATGAG GTTGCTGAGATCACCTTTAACTTCTGGTACCGGCTGTCGGAGGTTCTGTACAAGCGTGACAGCACCAACCTCAACACCATCTTCAAACCGTACTTCCAGCGCCTCATCAACTCCCTGTCTGTCCACTGTCAGATGGACGAGGACCAT GAGGGTGTCCCAGATGAGACAGACGACTTTGCTGACTTCCGGATCCGAGTTTCTGAACTCATCAAGGACGTGGTGTTCATCGTGGGGTCCATTAATGTTTTTACTCAG TTGTTCAGAAACCTAGCAGAGACCCCCAACACCACGTGGGACGTGACAGAGGCACACATGTACGTCATGTCAGCTGTTGCCAAGAACCTCATGCC TGATGAGAGCGAGGTGGTGCCCCAGGTGCTGCAGGCCGTGCTAAACCTGCCCCAGGACGCCCACATCGCTGTACGCTACACGGGCACGCAGCTGGTCGGGGAACTCTGCGAGTGGATAGACAGACATCCCGACACTTTAG ATTCCGTGCTGAACTTCCTGCTGGCAGGTCTTCAGCACCCGAAGCTGGGCTCGGTGTCTGCCACATCCCTACAGAATATCTGTGCGGCGTGTCGGGAACAGATGGCCAGACACTTCAAGGGACTGCTGCAGATTGTCGAGGCTCTGGACAACCTGCACATCTCCAATGAGGCTGCAGTAGGACTGCTGAAAG GTATATCCTTGATTTTGACAAAGATGCCCCATGACCAGCTAGCTGTTGGACTACGAGCACTGTGCCAAATACAGGCAGACAGATTGTCACAG CTGATTGTCCAGAATGAGTCAGTAAAGGAAGGCACAAGAACAGATCCCACCATTTTCTTGGACAGACTAGCTTCCATATTCAG GCATACGGCCCCCGAAGTGCAAAATGGGCAGATCCATCCCTGTCAGCAAGTTGTGCAAGAG GTGTGGCCGGTCCTGTCGGATACGTGTAACAAGTACCAGGCTGACATCCGGATAGTGGAGCGTTGCTGCAGGTGTATCAGGTTTGCTGTGCGCTGTGTGGGGAAACAGTCAGCTGGGCTGCTACAGCCGCTGGTCACACAG ATGGTGAATGTGTACCAGACGCACCAGCACTCCTGTTTCCTGTACCTGGGGAGTATACTGGTGGATGAGTACGGCATGGAGGAGGGGTGCAGAACTGGACTTCTAGACATGCTTAAG GCTTTTTGTGGTCCGACTTTCCAGCTGCTGAAGACAGGAGGGCTGCGAAACCATCCCGATACTATCGACGATCTCTTTAGGTTATGTGCCAG ATTTGTGCAGCGCTGCCCCCTAGTGATTCTCCATAGTGAAATGATTGATGCAATCCTGGAATGCGCGATGGCCGCGTCGACACTGGACCATAGAGATGCCAATGCCTCGGTCATGAAGTTCCTAAGAGACTTGGTGCACACCGCTATAGCCAATGAT TGCGACGATGATTACCAGGTGCGGAGAGACATGGTGGAGAAACTGATGGTTGTGCGCGGTCCGCAGTTGGTTCAGAGCCTCATGTCCGCCACCGTGTTCTACCTACCGTCCTACATGCTTCCTGACGTGGCCGACGTGGTCTTTGAACTCATGCGTTACAACAGGGCT agTTTCTGTGTGTGGCTGGAGCACGCTCTGAAGGGCCTTCCCACGGAGACCACCGGCGGTGCCATCAACGCCACTCACAAGCAACTCACAGATTTCCACAAACAAATCACAAg TGCTGAAGAGGTGAAGACAGTGTCGTCAGCACTGCGGGACTTCTCACGGCTCTACAGATGA
- the LOC118406861 gene encoding transportin-3-like isoform X5: MDSAPSTETVVQAIQTLYHNPDPACKERASAWLGELQRSVFAWEVADQLLRNGQDLETSYFAAQTMRTKIQYAFHELPQSAHQSLKESLLNHAQNLVSNASPVIITQLALALADLALQVAGWKCPAKELIEKFGNTVGNLPFLLEVLTVLPEEVNSRSLRLGANRRGEVIEELAESCDLVIQLLIACTQSCAADSRVQAKVYRCLGSWFNLGVIQGEAVATSQLLNAPFQAMHNPETVSSVHEAACDCICSALYVAEDITRYESLANCLFQGVISLSEPYHVSVAQEDIDKSLNYCRVFTELAESFLELMMAAPGQGLGDLRILDLLLACVGHCQYEVAEITFNFWYRLSEVLYKRDSTNLNTIFKPYFQRLINSLSVHCQMDEDHEGVPDETDDFADFRIRVSELIKDVVFIVGSINVFTQLFRNLAETPNTTWDVTEAHMYVMSAVAKNLMPFCVPSPSDESEVVPQVLQAVLNLPQDAHIAVRYTGTQLVGELCEWIDRHPDTLDSVLNFLLAGLQHPKLGSVSATSLQNICAACREQMARHFKGLLQIVEALDNLHISNEAAVGLLKGISLILTKMPHDQLAVGLRALCQIQADRLSQLIVQNESVKEGTRTDPTIFLDRLASIFSLFQYRHTAPEVQNGQIHPCQQVVQEVWPVLSDTCNKYQADIRIVERCCRCIRFAVRCVGKQSAGLLQPLVTQMVNVYQTHQHSCFLYLGSILVDEYGMEEGCRTGLLDMLKAFCGPTFQLLKTGGLRNHPDTIDDLFRLCARFVQRCPLVILHSEMIDAILECAMAASTLDHRDANASVMKFLRDLVHTAIANDCDDDYQVRRDMVEKLMVVRGPQLVQSLMSATVFYLPSYMLPDVADVVFELMRYNRASFCVWLEHALKGLPTETTGGAINATHKQLTDFHKQITSAEEVKTVSSALRDFSRLYR; encoded by the exons ATCCAGTATGCTTTCCACGAGCTCCCACAATCAGCGCACCAG TCTCTGAAGGAGTCCCTGTTGAACCACGCCCAGAACCTGGTGTCAAATGCCTCTCCTGTCATCATCACACAG ctgGCTCTTGCCTTGGCAGACCTGGCGTTACAGGTGGCAGGCTGGAAGTGTCCTGCTAAGGAACTGatagaaaa gtttGGTAACACAGTGGGAAACCTGCCCTTCCTGCTGGAGGTTCTGACTGTGCTGCCCGAGGAA gTGAATAGTAGATCTCTGAGACTGGGAGCCAACAGAAGAGGGGAGGTCATAGAGGAACTTGCTGAGTCATGTGACCTGGTTATACAACTTCTG ATTGCTTGTACACAAAGCTGTGCAGCAGATTCCAGAGTACAGGCTAAG GTATATCGGTGCCTCGGTAGTTGGTTCAACCTCGGCGTAATCCAGGGAGAGGCGGTTGCAACCAGCCAACTACTCAACGCACCTTTTCAGGCCATG CATAACCCTGAGACTGTATCTTCTGTCCACGAGGCCGCCTGTGACTGCATCTGTTCTGCTCTGTATGTGGCAGAG GACATCACCAGATACGAGTCCTTGGCGAACTGCCTGTTCCAGGGAGTCATCTCGCTGTCAGAACCCTACCACGTGTCAGTAGCACAGGAGGACATAGACAA GTCCTTGAACTACTGTCGAGTGTTCACAGAACTTGCTGAGTCATTCTTAGAGTTAATGATGGCAGCTCCGGGGCAGGGCTTGGGGGATCTGAGGATACTGGATCTGCTCCTGGCATGTGTGGGCCACTGTCAGTATGAG GTTGCTGAGATCACCTTTAACTTCTGGTACCGGCTGTCGGAGGTTCTGTACAAGCGTGACAGCACCAACCTCAACACCATCTTCAAACCGTACTTCCAGCGCCTCATCAACTCCCTGTCTGTCCACTGTCAGATGGACGAGGACCAT GAGGGTGTCCCAGATGAGACAGACGACTTTGCTGACTTCCGGATCCGAGTTTCTGAACTCATCAAGGACGTGGTGTTCATCGTGGGGTCCATTAATGTTTTTACTCAG TTGTTCAGAAACCTAGCAGAGACCCCCAACACCACGTGGGACGTGACAGAGGCACACATGTACGTCATGTCAGCTGTTGCCAAGAACCTCATGCC TTTTTGTGTTCCTTCCCCCAGTGATGAGAGCGAGGTGGTGCCCCAGGTGCTGCAGGCCGTGCTAAACCTGCCCCAGGACGCCCACATCGCTGTACGCTACACGGGCACGCAGCTGGTCGGGGAACTCTGCGAGTGGATAGACAGACATCCCGACACTTTAG ATTCCGTGCTGAACTTCCTGCTGGCAGGTCTTCAGCACCCGAAGCTGGGCTCGGTGTCTGCCACATCCCTACAGAATATCTGTGCGGCGTGTCGGGAACAGATGGCCAGACACTTCAAGGGACTGCTGCAGATTGTCGAGGCTCTGGACAACCTGCACATCTCCAATGAGGCTGCAGTAGGACTGCTGAAAG GTATATCCTTGATTTTGACAAAGATGCCCCATGACCAGCTAGCTGTTGGACTACGAGCACTGTGCCAAATACAGGCAGACAGATTGTCACAG CTGATTGTCCAGAATGAGTCAGTAAAGGAAGGCACAAGAACAGATCCCACCATTTTCTTGGACAGACTAGCTTCCATATTCAG TCTGTTCCAATACAGGCATACGGCCCCCGAAGTGCAAAATGGGCAGATCCATCCCTGTCAGCAAGTTGTGCAAGAG GTGTGGCCGGTCCTGTCGGATACGTGTAACAAGTACCAGGCTGACATCCGGATAGTGGAGCGTTGCTGCAGGTGTATCAGGTTTGCTGTGCGCTGTGTGGGGAAACAGTCAGCTGGGCTGCTACAGCCGCTGGTCACACAG ATGGTGAATGTGTACCAGACGCACCAGCACTCCTGTTTCCTGTACCTGGGGAGTATACTGGTGGATGAGTACGGCATGGAGGAGGGGTGCAGAACTGGACTTCTAGACATGCTTAAG GCTTTTTGTGGTCCGACTTTCCAGCTGCTGAAGACAGGAGGGCTGCGAAACCATCCCGATACTATCGACGATCTCTTTAGGTTATGTGCCAG ATTTGTGCAGCGCTGCCCCCTAGTGATTCTCCATAGTGAAATGATTGATGCAATCCTGGAATGCGCGATGGCCGCGTCGACACTGGACCATAGAGATGCCAATGCCTCGGTCATGAAGTTCCTAAGAGACTTGGTGCACACCGCTATAGCCAATGAT TGCGACGATGATTACCAGGTGCGGAGAGACATGGTGGAGAAACTGATGGTTGTGCGCGGTCCGCAGTTGGTTCAGAGCCTCATGTCCGCCACCGTGTTCTACCTACCGTCCTACATGCTTCCTGACGTGGCCGACGTGGTCTTTGAACTCATGCGTTACAACAGGGCT agTTTCTGTGTGTGGCTGGAGCACGCTCTGAAGGGCCTTCCCACGGAGACCACCGGCGGTGCCATCAACGCCACTCACAAGCAACTCACAGATTTCCACAAACAAATCACAAg TGCTGAAGAGGTGAAGACAGTGTCGTCAGCACTGCGGGACTTCTCACGGCTCTACAGATGA